In Calonectris borealis chromosome Z, bCalBor7.hap1.2, whole genome shotgun sequence, a single genomic region encodes these proteins:
- the SREK1 gene encoding splicing regulatory glutamine/lysine-rich protein 1 isoform X4, with amino-acid sequence MMNSGGIGVPLGFPLGPTSVIQVTNLSSAVTSEQMRTLFGFLGDIEELRLYPPDNAPLAFSSKVCYIKFREASSVGVAQHLTNTVFIDRALIVVPCAEGKIPDEAKALSLLAPAPTMTSLMPGAGLLPIPTPTPLTTLGVSLGTLGAIPAAALDPNITALGEIPQPPIMGNVDPSKIDEIRRTVYVGNLNSQTTTADQLLEFFKQVGEVKFVRMAGDETQPTRFAFVEFADQNSVPRALAFNGVMFGDRPLKINHSNNAIVKPPEMTPQAAAKELEEVMKRVREAQSFISAAIEPESGKSSERKGGRSRSHSRSESRSSSKSRSRRKRSHSKHRSRSGNRSLSRHKDRRRSRSPLKKRSRSRERRKSRSRSHSRDKKRDKEKVKEKEKAKEKEKERDRDKEKERDRDRDKDRERERDKERNKEKDRERDKERNKDRERVKDRDRDRDKDKDKDRDRDKDREKEKDKEKEKDREEVDQNKEKEDIEKEGEKDREKIKDKEGDKDKGGDKEKDRDKEKEKDGDKEKEREREKDRDDKKKKEKRSRTPPRSYSSSRRSRSSSRERRKRKSRSPSKSPKTSKTTKRKSSRTPSPRRNKKEKKRERDTNNERRERERSTSKKKSSKEKEGKEKSDKSTTTLKEDCEGLCLATTAVLFMMCLKHLCITVFLLICTETRGQKDDSCTFMV; translated from the exons CAACGCACCTCTTGCTTTTTCCTCCAAAGTATGTTATATTAAGTTTCGTGAAGCATCGAGTGTTGGTGTGGCCCAGCATCTAACTAACACGGTTTTTATTGACAGAGCTTTGATAGTTGTGCCCTGCGCAGAAG GTAAAATCCCAGATGAAGCCAAAGCCCTTTCTCTGTTGGCGCCTGCTCCTACTATGACAAGCCTGATGCCTGGTGCAGGGTTGCTTCCTATACCTACACCAACCCCTTTGACTACA ctgggtgtTTCACTTGGCACTTTGGGGGCTATACCAGCAGCAGCATTGGACCCTAACATTACGGCACTGGGAGAAATACCACAGCCACCAATTATGGGGAATGTGGATCCATCCAAAATCGATGAAATCAGGAGAACAGTCTATGTGGGAAACTTGAATTCCCAG ACTACGACAGCAGATCAGCTGCTTGAATTCTTTAAGCAAGTTGGAGAAGTCAAATTTGTGCGAATGGCAGGTGATGAGACGCAACCAACACGATTTGCTTTTGTGGAATTTGCAGACCAAAATTCTGTACCTCGAGCTCTTGCCTTTAATGGAGTTATGTTTGGAGACAGGCCACTGAA AATAAATCACTCCAATAATGCAATTGTGAAGCCTCCTGAAATGACACCACAAGCTGCTGCCAAGGAACTGGAAGAAGTGATGAAGAGAGTAAGGGAAGCCCAGTCTTTCATATCTGCTGCTATTGAGCCAG agTCTGGAAAGAGCAGTGAAAGAAAAGGCGGTCGATCTCGTTCCCATTCTCGTTCAGAATCCAGGTCTAGCTCAAAATCCCGATCTAGAAGGAAAAGATCGCACTCAAAACACAG AAGTAGATCTGGCAACAGATCACTCTCAAGACACAAGGACAGACGCAGATCCAGAAGCCCCCTGAAAAAACGGTCTAGATCTAGGGAAAGGCGGAAATCAAGAAGTCGCTCTCATTCTCG GGACaagaagagagacaaagaaaaggtcaaggaaaaagaaaaggccaaagaaaaggagaaagagagagaccgagacaaggagaaggagagagaccGAGACAGAGACAAAGACAGGGAAAGAGAGCgagataaagagagaaacaaggagaaggacagggagagagATAAAGAGCGAAACAAAGATCGAGAGAGAGTCAAAGACAGGGATAGGGACAGGGACAAGGATAAGGacaaagacagggacagggacaaggacagggaaaaggagaaagataaggagaaggaaaaagacagggAAGAAGTAGAccagaacaaggaaaaagaagatattgagaaagaaggagagaaggacagagagaagATCAAGGACAAGGAAGGAGATAAGGACAAAGGAGGGGACAAAGAGAAGgacagagacaaagaaaaggaaaaagatggggATAAGGAGAAGGAGcgagaaagagaaaaagacagagatgataaaaagaagaaagagaagagatcCAGAACACCCCCAAGAAGCTATAGCTCTTCAAGAAGATCTCGTAGCTCCAGCAG AGAAAGGCGTAAAAGGAAGAGTAGAAGTCCCTCCAAGTCTCCTAAAAcatccaaaacaacaaaaagaaagtctTCACGAACTCCTTCTCCACGAAG aaacaagaaagaaaaaaaaagagagagagacacaaataatgaaagaagagaaagagaacgCTCCACCTCcaagaaaaaaagtagtaaagaaaaagagggaaaggagaaatctGATAAAAGCACCACTACTTTGAAG GAAGACTGTGAAGGATTGTGTCTTGCAACAACAGCCGTCTTATTTATGATGT GTCTGAAGCATCTCTGCATCACTGTCTTTTTGTTAATTTGTACTGAAACCAG AGGACAGAAAGATGACAGCTGTACATTTATGGTGTGA
- the SREK1 gene encoding splicing regulatory glutamine/lysine-rich protein 1 isoform X2, with amino-acid sequence MMNSGGIGVPLGFPLGPTSVIQVTNLSSAVTSEQMRTLFGFLGDIEELRLYPPDNAPLAFSSKVCYIKFREASSVGVAQHLTNTVFIDRALIVVPCAEGKIPDEAKALSLLAPAPTMTSLMPGAGLLPIPTPTPLTTLGVSLGTLGAIPAAALDPNITALGEIPQPPIMGNVDPSKIDEIRRTVYVGNLNSQTTTADQLLEFFKQVGEVKFVRMAGDETQPTRFAFVEFADQNSVPRALAFNGVMFGDRPLKINHSNNAIVKPPEMTPQAAAKELEEVMKRVREAQSFISAAIEPESGKSSERKGGRSRSHSRSESRSSSKSRSRRKRSHSKHRSRSGNRSLSRHKDRRRSRSPLKKRSRSRERRKSRSRSHSRDKKRDKEKVKEKEKAKEKEKERDRDKEKERDRDRDKDRERERDKERNKEKDRERDKERNKDRERVKDRDRDRDKDKDKDRDRDKDREKEKDKEKEKDREEVDQNKEKEDIEKEGEKDREKIKDKEGDKDKGGDKEKDRDKEKEKDGDKEKEREREKDRDDKKKKEKRSRTPPRSYSSSRRSRSSSRERRKRKSRSPSKSPKTSKTTKRKSSRTPSPRRNKKEKKRERDTNNERRERERSTSKKKSSKEKEGKEKSDKSTTTLKEDCEGLCLATTAVLFMMYIYTCTIFMLAGYQQQPMHNLDSEMSCGQLSVFTQLQRR; translated from the exons CAACGCACCTCTTGCTTTTTCCTCCAAAGTATGTTATATTAAGTTTCGTGAAGCATCGAGTGTTGGTGTGGCCCAGCATCTAACTAACACGGTTTTTATTGACAGAGCTTTGATAGTTGTGCCCTGCGCAGAAG GTAAAATCCCAGATGAAGCCAAAGCCCTTTCTCTGTTGGCGCCTGCTCCTACTATGACAAGCCTGATGCCTGGTGCAGGGTTGCTTCCTATACCTACACCAACCCCTTTGACTACA ctgggtgtTTCACTTGGCACTTTGGGGGCTATACCAGCAGCAGCATTGGACCCTAACATTACGGCACTGGGAGAAATACCACAGCCACCAATTATGGGGAATGTGGATCCATCCAAAATCGATGAAATCAGGAGAACAGTCTATGTGGGAAACTTGAATTCCCAG ACTACGACAGCAGATCAGCTGCTTGAATTCTTTAAGCAAGTTGGAGAAGTCAAATTTGTGCGAATGGCAGGTGATGAGACGCAACCAACACGATTTGCTTTTGTGGAATTTGCAGACCAAAATTCTGTACCTCGAGCTCTTGCCTTTAATGGAGTTATGTTTGGAGACAGGCCACTGAA AATAAATCACTCCAATAATGCAATTGTGAAGCCTCCTGAAATGACACCACAAGCTGCTGCCAAGGAACTGGAAGAAGTGATGAAGAGAGTAAGGGAAGCCCAGTCTTTCATATCTGCTGCTATTGAGCCAG agTCTGGAAAGAGCAGTGAAAGAAAAGGCGGTCGATCTCGTTCCCATTCTCGTTCAGAATCCAGGTCTAGCTCAAAATCCCGATCTAGAAGGAAAAGATCGCACTCAAAACACAG AAGTAGATCTGGCAACAGATCACTCTCAAGACACAAGGACAGACGCAGATCCAGAAGCCCCCTGAAAAAACGGTCTAGATCTAGGGAAAGGCGGAAATCAAGAAGTCGCTCTCATTCTCG GGACaagaagagagacaaagaaaaggtcaaggaaaaagaaaaggccaaagaaaaggagaaagagagagaccgagacaaggagaaggagagagaccGAGACAGAGACAAAGACAGGGAAAGAGAGCgagataaagagagaaacaaggagaaggacagggagagagATAAAGAGCGAAACAAAGATCGAGAGAGAGTCAAAGACAGGGATAGGGACAGGGACAAGGATAAGGacaaagacagggacagggacaaggacagggaaaaggagaaagataaggagaaggaaaaagacagggAAGAAGTAGAccagaacaaggaaaaagaagatattgagaaagaaggagagaaggacagagagaagATCAAGGACAAGGAAGGAGATAAGGACAAAGGAGGGGACAAAGAGAAGgacagagacaaagaaaaggaaaaagatggggATAAGGAGAAGGAGcgagaaagagaaaaagacagagatgataaaaagaagaaagagaagagatcCAGAACACCCCCAAGAAGCTATAGCTCTTCAAGAAGATCTCGTAGCTCCAGCAG AGAAAGGCGTAAAAGGAAGAGTAGAAGTCCCTCCAAGTCTCCTAAAAcatccaaaacaacaaaaagaaagtctTCACGAACTCCTTCTCCACGAAG aaacaagaaagaaaaaaaaagagagagagacacaaataatgaaagaagagaaagagaacgCTCCACCTCcaagaaaaaaagtagtaaagaaaaagagggaaaggagaaatctGATAAAAGCACCACTACTTTGAAG GAAGACTGTGAAGGATTGTGTCTTGCAACAACAGCCGTCTTATTTATGATGT ATATATACACCTGCACTATCTTTATGTTAGCTGGCTACCAGCAGCAACCTATGCACAACTTGGATTCTGAAATGAGCTGTGGCCAGTTGAGTGTGTTTACTCAGCTGCAAAGAAGGTGA
- the SREK1 gene encoding splicing regulatory glutamine/lysine-rich protein 1 isoform X8 encodes MTSLMPGAGLLPIPTPTPLTTLGVSLGTLGAIPAAALDPNITALGEIPQPPIMGNVDPSKIDEIRRTVYVGNLNSQTTTADQLLEFFKQVGEVKFVRMAGDETQPTRFAFVEFADQNSVPRALAFNGVMFGDRPLKINHSNNAIVKPPEMTPQAAAKELEEVMKRVREAQSFISAAIEPESGKSSERKGGRSRSHSRSESRSSSKSRSRRKRSHSKHRSRSGNRSLSRHKDRRRSRSPLKKRSRSRERRKSRSRSHSRDKKRDKEKVKEKEKAKEKEKERDRDKEKERDRDRDKDRERERDKERNKEKDRERDKERNKDRERVKDRDRDRDKDKDKDRDRDKDREKEKDKEKEKDREEVDQNKEKEDIEKEGEKDREKIKDKEGDKDKGGDKEKDRDKEKEKDGDKEKEREREKDRDDKKKKEKRSRTPPRSYSSSRRSRSSSRERRKRKSRSPSKSPKTSKTTKRKSSRTPSPRRNKKEKKRERDTNNERRERERSTSKKKSSKEKEGKEKSDKSTTTLKEDCEGLCLATTAVLFMMCLKHLCITVFLLICTETRLEFMYFNSASHSLRGKKKPDKNNIEFCKC; translated from the exons ATGACAAGCCTGATGCCTGGTGCAGGGTTGCTTCCTATACCTACACCAACCCCTTTGACTACA ctgggtgtTTCACTTGGCACTTTGGGGGCTATACCAGCAGCAGCATTGGACCCTAACATTACGGCACTGGGAGAAATACCACAGCCACCAATTATGGGGAATGTGGATCCATCCAAAATCGATGAAATCAGGAGAACAGTCTATGTGGGAAACTTGAATTCCCAG ACTACGACAGCAGATCAGCTGCTTGAATTCTTTAAGCAAGTTGGAGAAGTCAAATTTGTGCGAATGGCAGGTGATGAGACGCAACCAACACGATTTGCTTTTGTGGAATTTGCAGACCAAAATTCTGTACCTCGAGCTCTTGCCTTTAATGGAGTTATGTTTGGAGACAGGCCACTGAA AATAAATCACTCCAATAATGCAATTGTGAAGCCTCCTGAAATGACACCACAAGCTGCTGCCAAGGAACTGGAAGAAGTGATGAAGAGAGTAAGGGAAGCCCAGTCTTTCATATCTGCTGCTATTGAGCCAG agTCTGGAAAGAGCAGTGAAAGAAAAGGCGGTCGATCTCGTTCCCATTCTCGTTCAGAATCCAGGTCTAGCTCAAAATCCCGATCTAGAAGGAAAAGATCGCACTCAAAACACAG AAGTAGATCTGGCAACAGATCACTCTCAAGACACAAGGACAGACGCAGATCCAGAAGCCCCCTGAAAAAACGGTCTAGATCTAGGGAAAGGCGGAAATCAAGAAGTCGCTCTCATTCTCG GGACaagaagagagacaaagaaaaggtcaaggaaaaagaaaaggccaaagaaaaggagaaagagagagaccgagacaaggagaaggagagagaccGAGACAGAGACAAAGACAGGGAAAGAGAGCgagataaagagagaaacaaggagaaggacagggagagagATAAAGAGCGAAACAAAGATCGAGAGAGAGTCAAAGACAGGGATAGGGACAGGGACAAGGATAAGGacaaagacagggacagggacaaggacagggaaaaggagaaagataaggagaaggaaaaagacagggAAGAAGTAGAccagaacaaggaaaaagaagatattgagaaagaaggagagaaggacagagagaagATCAAGGACAAGGAAGGAGATAAGGACAAAGGAGGGGACAAAGAGAAGgacagagacaaagaaaaggaaaaagatggggATAAGGAGAAGGAGcgagaaagagaaaaagacagagatgataaaaagaagaaagagaagagatcCAGAACACCCCCAAGAAGCTATAGCTCTTCAAGAAGATCTCGTAGCTCCAGCAG AGAAAGGCGTAAAAGGAAGAGTAGAAGTCCCTCCAAGTCTCCTAAAAcatccaaaacaacaaaaagaaagtctTCACGAACTCCTTCTCCACGAAG aaacaagaaagaaaaaaaaagagagagagacacaaataatgaaagaagagaaagagaacgCTCCACCTCcaagaaaaaaagtagtaaagaaaaagagggaaaggagaaatctGATAAAAGCACCACTACTTTGAAG GAAGACTGTGAAGGATTGTGTCTTGCAACAACAGCCGTCTTATTTATGATGT GTCTGAAGCATCTCTGCATCACTGTCTTTTTGTTAATTTGTACTGAAACCAGGTTAGAGTTCATGTATTTTAATTCTGCTAGCCATTCgcttagagggaaaaaaaaaccagacaaaaataATATTGAATTTTGTAAATGTTAG
- the SREK1 gene encoding splicing regulatory glutamine/lysine-rich protein 1 isoform X1, with product MMNSGGIGVPLGFPLGPTSVIQVTNLSSAVTSEQMRTLFGFLGDIEELRLYPPDNAPLAFSSKVCYIKFREASSVGVAQHLTNTVFIDRALIVVPCAEGKIPDEAKALSLLAPAPTMTSLMPGAGLLPIPTPTPLTTLGVSLGTLGAIPAAALDPNITALGEIPQPPIMGNVDPSKIDEIRRTVYVGNLNSQTTTADQLLEFFKQVGEVKFVRMAGDETQPTRFAFVEFADQNSVPRALAFNGVMFGDRPLKINHSNNAIVKPPEMTPQAAAKELEEVMKRVREAQSFISAAIEPESGKSSERKGGRSRSHSRSESRSSSKSRSRRKRSHSKHRSRSGNRSLSRHKDRRRSRSPLKKRSRSRERRKSRSRSHSRDKKRDKEKVKEKEKAKEKEKERDRDKEKERDRDRDKDRERERDKERNKEKDRERDKERNKDRERVKDRDRDRDKDKDKDRDRDKDREKEKDKEKEKDREEVDQNKEKEDIEKEGEKDREKIKDKEGDKDKGGDKEKDRDKEKEKDGDKEKEREREKDRDDKKKKEKRSRTPPRSYSSSRRSRSSSRERRKRKSRSPSKSPKTSKTTKRKSSRTPSPRRNKKEKKRERDTNNERRERERSTSKKKSSKEKEGKEKSDKSTTTLKEDCEGLCLATTAVLFMMCLKHLCITVFLLICTETRLEFMYFNSASHSLRGKKKPDKNNIEFCKC from the exons CAACGCACCTCTTGCTTTTTCCTCCAAAGTATGTTATATTAAGTTTCGTGAAGCATCGAGTGTTGGTGTGGCCCAGCATCTAACTAACACGGTTTTTATTGACAGAGCTTTGATAGTTGTGCCCTGCGCAGAAG GTAAAATCCCAGATGAAGCCAAAGCCCTTTCTCTGTTGGCGCCTGCTCCTACTATGACAAGCCTGATGCCTGGTGCAGGGTTGCTTCCTATACCTACACCAACCCCTTTGACTACA ctgggtgtTTCACTTGGCACTTTGGGGGCTATACCAGCAGCAGCATTGGACCCTAACATTACGGCACTGGGAGAAATACCACAGCCACCAATTATGGGGAATGTGGATCCATCCAAAATCGATGAAATCAGGAGAACAGTCTATGTGGGAAACTTGAATTCCCAG ACTACGACAGCAGATCAGCTGCTTGAATTCTTTAAGCAAGTTGGAGAAGTCAAATTTGTGCGAATGGCAGGTGATGAGACGCAACCAACACGATTTGCTTTTGTGGAATTTGCAGACCAAAATTCTGTACCTCGAGCTCTTGCCTTTAATGGAGTTATGTTTGGAGACAGGCCACTGAA AATAAATCACTCCAATAATGCAATTGTGAAGCCTCCTGAAATGACACCACAAGCTGCTGCCAAGGAACTGGAAGAAGTGATGAAGAGAGTAAGGGAAGCCCAGTCTTTCATATCTGCTGCTATTGAGCCAG agTCTGGAAAGAGCAGTGAAAGAAAAGGCGGTCGATCTCGTTCCCATTCTCGTTCAGAATCCAGGTCTAGCTCAAAATCCCGATCTAGAAGGAAAAGATCGCACTCAAAACACAG AAGTAGATCTGGCAACAGATCACTCTCAAGACACAAGGACAGACGCAGATCCAGAAGCCCCCTGAAAAAACGGTCTAGATCTAGGGAAAGGCGGAAATCAAGAAGTCGCTCTCATTCTCG GGACaagaagagagacaaagaaaaggtcaaggaaaaagaaaaggccaaagaaaaggagaaagagagagaccgagacaaggagaaggagagagaccGAGACAGAGACAAAGACAGGGAAAGAGAGCgagataaagagagaaacaaggagaaggacagggagagagATAAAGAGCGAAACAAAGATCGAGAGAGAGTCAAAGACAGGGATAGGGACAGGGACAAGGATAAGGacaaagacagggacagggacaaggacagggaaaaggagaaagataaggagaaggaaaaagacagggAAGAAGTAGAccagaacaaggaaaaagaagatattgagaaagaaggagagaaggacagagagaagATCAAGGACAAGGAAGGAGATAAGGACAAAGGAGGGGACAAAGAGAAGgacagagacaaagaaaaggaaaaagatggggATAAGGAGAAGGAGcgagaaagagaaaaagacagagatgataaaaagaagaaagagaagagatcCAGAACACCCCCAAGAAGCTATAGCTCTTCAAGAAGATCTCGTAGCTCCAGCAG AGAAAGGCGTAAAAGGAAGAGTAGAAGTCCCTCCAAGTCTCCTAAAAcatccaaaacaacaaaaagaaagtctTCACGAACTCCTTCTCCACGAAG aaacaagaaagaaaaaaaaagagagagagacacaaataatgaaagaagagaaagagaacgCTCCACCTCcaagaaaaaaagtagtaaagaaaaagagggaaaggagaaatctGATAAAAGCACCACTACTTTGAAG GAAGACTGTGAAGGATTGTGTCTTGCAACAACAGCCGTCTTATTTATGATGT GTCTGAAGCATCTCTGCATCACTGTCTTTTTGTTAATTTGTACTGAAACCAGGTTAGAGTTCATGTATTTTAATTCTGCTAGCCATTCgcttagagggaaaaaaaaaccagacaaaaataATATTGAATTTTGTAAATGTTAG
- the SREK1 gene encoding splicing regulatory glutamine/lysine-rich protein 1 isoform X5, which yields MMNSGGIGVPLGFPLGPTSVIQVTNLSSAVTSEQMRTLFGFLGDIEELRLYPPDNAPLAFSSKVCYIKFREASSVGVAQHLTNTVFIDRALIVVPCAEGKIPDEAKALSLLAPAPTMTSLMPGAGLLPIPTPTPLTTLGVSLGTLGAIPAAALDPNITALGEIPQPPIMGNVDPSKIDEIRRTVYVGNLNSQTTTADQLLEFFKQVGEVKFVRMAGDETQPTRFAFVEFADQNSVPRALAFNGVMFGDRPLKINHSNNAIVKPPEMTPQAAAKELEEVMKRVREAQSFISAAIEPESGKSSERKGGRSRSHSRSESRSSSKSRSRRKRSHSKHRSRSGNRSLSRHKDRRRSRSPLKKRSRSRERRKSRSRSHSRDKKRDKEKVKEKEKAKEKEKERDRDKEKERDRDRDKDRERERDKERNKEKDRERDKERNKDRERVKDRDRDRDKDKDKDRDRDKDREKEKDKEKEKDREEVDQNKEKEDIEKEGEKDREKIKDKEGDKDKGGDKEKDRDKEKEKDGDKEKEREREKDRDDKKKKEKRSRTPPRSYSSSRRSRSSSRERRKRKSRSPSKSPKTSKTTKRKSSRTPSPRRNKKEKKRERDTNNERRERERSTSKKKSSKEKEGKEKSDKSTTTLKEDCEGLCLATTAVLFMM from the exons CAACGCACCTCTTGCTTTTTCCTCCAAAGTATGTTATATTAAGTTTCGTGAAGCATCGAGTGTTGGTGTGGCCCAGCATCTAACTAACACGGTTTTTATTGACAGAGCTTTGATAGTTGTGCCCTGCGCAGAAG GTAAAATCCCAGATGAAGCCAAAGCCCTTTCTCTGTTGGCGCCTGCTCCTACTATGACAAGCCTGATGCCTGGTGCAGGGTTGCTTCCTATACCTACACCAACCCCTTTGACTACA ctgggtgtTTCACTTGGCACTTTGGGGGCTATACCAGCAGCAGCATTGGACCCTAACATTACGGCACTGGGAGAAATACCACAGCCACCAATTATGGGGAATGTGGATCCATCCAAAATCGATGAAATCAGGAGAACAGTCTATGTGGGAAACTTGAATTCCCAG ACTACGACAGCAGATCAGCTGCTTGAATTCTTTAAGCAAGTTGGAGAAGTCAAATTTGTGCGAATGGCAGGTGATGAGACGCAACCAACACGATTTGCTTTTGTGGAATTTGCAGACCAAAATTCTGTACCTCGAGCTCTTGCCTTTAATGGAGTTATGTTTGGAGACAGGCCACTGAA AATAAATCACTCCAATAATGCAATTGTGAAGCCTCCTGAAATGACACCACAAGCTGCTGCCAAGGAACTGGAAGAAGTGATGAAGAGAGTAAGGGAAGCCCAGTCTTTCATATCTGCTGCTATTGAGCCAG agTCTGGAAAGAGCAGTGAAAGAAAAGGCGGTCGATCTCGTTCCCATTCTCGTTCAGAATCCAGGTCTAGCTCAAAATCCCGATCTAGAAGGAAAAGATCGCACTCAAAACACAG AAGTAGATCTGGCAACAGATCACTCTCAAGACACAAGGACAGACGCAGATCCAGAAGCCCCCTGAAAAAACGGTCTAGATCTAGGGAAAGGCGGAAATCAAGAAGTCGCTCTCATTCTCG GGACaagaagagagacaaagaaaaggtcaaggaaaaagaaaaggccaaagaaaaggagaaagagagagaccgagacaaggagaaggagagagaccGAGACAGAGACAAAGACAGGGAAAGAGAGCgagataaagagagaaacaaggagaaggacagggagagagATAAAGAGCGAAACAAAGATCGAGAGAGAGTCAAAGACAGGGATAGGGACAGGGACAAGGATAAGGacaaagacagggacagggacaaggacagggaaaaggagaaagataaggagaaggaaaaagacagggAAGAAGTAGAccagaacaaggaaaaagaagatattgagaaagaaggagagaaggacagagagaagATCAAGGACAAGGAAGGAGATAAGGACAAAGGAGGGGACAAAGAGAAGgacagagacaaagaaaaggaaaaagatggggATAAGGAGAAGGAGcgagaaagagaaaaagacagagatgataaaaagaagaaagagaagagatcCAGAACACCCCCAAGAAGCTATAGCTCTTCAAGAAGATCTCGTAGCTCCAGCAG AGAAAGGCGTAAAAGGAAGAGTAGAAGTCCCTCCAAGTCTCCTAAAAcatccaaaacaacaaaaagaaagtctTCACGAACTCCTTCTCCACGAAG aaacaagaaagaaaaaaaaagagagagagacacaaataatgaaagaagagaaagagaacgCTCCACCTCcaagaaaaaaagtagtaaagaaaaagagggaaaggagaaatctGATAAAAGCACCACTACTTTGAAG GAAGACTGTGAAGGATTGTGTCTTGCAACAACAGCCGTCTTATTTATGATGT AG